The Vicia villosa cultivar HV-30 ecotype Madison, WI unplaced genomic scaffold, Vvil1.0 ctg.003329F_1_1, whole genome shotgun sequence genome has a window encoding:
- the LOC131640819 gene encoding mRNA export factor GLE1-like gives MPASVSIQSANSGLTYPVGKKLRKVEGLYFVPQYKTESENDDEDDKALVVSSTGKHFTCDDLYLSDSDDSYVDLDFEVQPYLMNKVGEVEGALIELAHEHHLRVTDEVRNKISALKTALLNESQNSLSSLLRVEKYKETRQELDKKFDTQYQRQSSSRIVYILNMLYKRSNNGLFSMTVL, from the exons ATGCCTGCTAGTGTTTCTATTCAATCTGCTAACAGTG GCTTAACTTATCCGGTGGGAAAGAAATTGAGAAAGGTAGAAGGTTTGTACTTCGTGCCCCAGTATAAGACGGAGAGTGAGAATGATGATGAGGATGACAAAGCGTTGGTGGTATCCAGCACTGGAAAACACTTCACTTGTGATGACCTTTATCTAAG TGACAGTGATGATTCCTATGTTGACCTTGATTTTGAAGTGCAACCTTATCTGATGAATAAAGTTGGGGAGGTAGAAGGTGCCTTGATTGAGTTGGCACACGAACATCATTTAAGGGTTACC GATGAAGTCAGGAATAAGATATCAGCTTTGAAGACAGCTCTACTGAATGAAAGTCAGAACTCTCTTTCTTCCCTTCTTCGAGTTGAGAAATACAAAGAAACCAGGCAGGAGTTGGATAAAAAGTTTGACACTCAATATCAACGCCAAA GCTCCTCTAGAATTGTCTACATTCTTAATATGCTTTATAAGAGGTCAAATAATGGGTTATTTAGTATGACGGTGCTTTAG